A window of the Streptomyces formicae genome harbors these coding sequences:
- a CDS encoding ASCH domain-containing protein encodes MTDRTARVRELNLYREYFDLVAAGTKTIEVRVKYPHLADLAAGDTIRFRIKGTDETCDVNVHRVTEYPDFEALLDGECPSNVNPTATRDQQLANIRTIYGPEKEALGALAIQIERSE; translated from the coding sequence ATGACCGACCGCACCGCCCGCGTCCGCGAACTCAACCTCTACCGCGAGTACTTCGACCTCGTCGCCGCGGGCACCAAGACCATCGAGGTGCGGGTCAAGTACCCGCACCTCGCCGACCTCGCCGCCGGCGACACCATCCGCTTCCGCATCAAGGGCACCGACGAGACCTGCGACGTGAATGTCCACCGCGTCACGGAGTACCCCGACTTCGAGGCCCTCCTCGACGGCGAGTGCCCGTCCAACGTCAACCCGACCGCCACCCGCGACCAGCAGCTGGCCAACATCCGCACCATCTACGGCCCCGAGAAGGAAGCCCTCGGCGCCCTCGCCATTCAGATCGAGCGCTCCGAGTAG
- a CDS encoding ATP-binding protein — MASRLTNEATDAAPDLLQATGRHRSVFFPRRRTTPRTARNFVVATLTEWSETSRLDDMRLCTSELVTNAVLHGAPVGQLVLVRIESLDGQLRIEVHDSGGNTPTQRVPEESAADGRGLLIVSTTADSWGVKERTGPGKCVWAAFNRDKSGATSLPPRTTGPQGDTA; from the coding sequence ATGGCAAGCAGACTCACCAACGAGGCGACCGACGCCGCACCGGATCTCCTTCAGGCCACGGGACGGCACCGCAGCGTGTTCTTCCCCCGCCGCCGGACCACGCCACGTACCGCCCGCAACTTCGTCGTCGCCACGCTGACCGAATGGAGTGAGACGAGCCGCCTCGATGACATGCGGCTGTGCACCTCGGAGCTCGTCACCAACGCCGTGCTTCACGGGGCGCCCGTGGGCCAGCTGGTCCTCGTACGCATCGAATCCCTCGACGGGCAGCTGCGGATCGAAGTCCACGACAGCGGCGGGAACACGCCGACACAGCGCGTTCCCGAGGAGTCCGCCGCCGACGGCCGCGGCCTGCTGATCGTCTCGACGACCGCCGACAGCTGGGGCGTGAAGGAGCGAACGGGCCCCGGAAAGTGCGTCTGGGCCGCTTTCAACCGCGACAAGAGCGGGGCCACATCCCTGCCGCCCCGCACCACCGGCCCTCAGGGGGACACAGCATGA